The Raphanus sativus cultivar WK10039 chromosome 6, ASM80110v3, whole genome shotgun sequence sequence AATTGGAGCATACTCCCTTAACAAGCTCTCCACTTTCGTTAGTGTAAACCAATCTCTTGACACAGAGAGAAACCTGCATTGCAGGATATAAGAGAGAGAAGGTCAAGTCTGTATTTTTCTTCATTGTTTACTTTTCAGAGAGTGAAAAGCTCACGGTTTTGGagtctccaaagtcaccaatGGCACTGCTGGCAATTGAATATAACCTCAGCTTGTGGGGCTTCCCGTTCTTGTCAATTCCTTCTGGAATCACTCCTATCGACTGCCCTTCTCTGTATGGAACCTCACCTATTccattcatataaatatttttttaccaaacaaCTTGAGttaaaaaagaatcaaaacatTCTAAATGACTATATTTGAAATTTGTGGTGGGGAGAACTAGCGTACCTTCGGTGCTGAAGACGATGTGCCAGGTTTCACCGGGAGCATCATCGCCAGTGATCCTGGTGTTCAAGAGGCATCTACCAGTGTAAGGATCCTTTGGTTTGAATTTGTTGACAACAATTCCTTCTTCCTGTTTCTTCGACTCCTTGGCTACTTTCACTGGCGTCTCAGTTGTCACCTGAGCCTTCACTCTTCCCCCATAAATACACGCCTCTCTGTAGCACACTGTGCTCTGTAGATATACCAATTATGCATGTCAATACAGAGAACAAAAAATGTAAGGCTCTTTTGTCACTCTGTAGAAGAAACCTGTGACTAGAAAGATGATAGAAAGCACATAAATGATACCTTGTTGTTGAGGAAAATCCTTTGAGGGGAAACGAAGGAGCTTTTGGTGTGGAGAGACGACGACTTTGAGGATGGAAAAGAGACTGCAGCACCTATAGCAGCAGCCATGTTGGATCAataatggaagaagaagaagtagggGTGGCACtctggcaaaaaaaaaaaagatcaaagaagAAGCTATGGTATGATGAGGTTGTGATAGGATGTGTGTGAAGGAAAATGCGAGGACAAGAGTAAGAGGATAAGTTATTACAGCTTATCATTTGTCCTAATTGTCTACATATCCAACCTCCAAATAAATAACACTAACACATCAGTGGCTATATCCAATCAGAGTCTACTAGTTACTGGCTCAAATTAATAATGATCCTCCTGGACTCATCTACTTCAAACAAGGCTCAAACAATCATTGATAGGAGGAATATGTATAGAAAAATaacaaagagagagaagacCAATTACAAAAAGCTCCATCCTTTAATCTTCTTGCTTTACACGTAGGTGCTATTAAACAAGCATAGAGAAACAATTGAAAGTAACGATTGGGTGCAATTGAAACACAAGCAGAGAATAATAATACAAAGCCATccaaaatagaaacaaaatgaATCAATTGAAATTGAAACCCCTTGATCCTTTTGACTGGTACAGGTCCAGTCTCCCCTTAGCCTCCTGCAACAGGGCTTCTAAGCTCTCCAGCTGTGTCACACAAGACTGTTTTGAAGCCCACTCCAACACTGCCAGAACCTCGTCCTTTGCCAGCTGCTCACTGTCCGGTACACTAAGTGCTATGTAACATAGGAGCTCTAATGCCGGAATCTGAACTCCACTCTCTCCAAAGTAAGCCAACTGAACCAGATGTTTGCCTCCTCCAGCTTCTATAATACTCCTCGAGTGATCTTTGTGCAAGTAATTATCCGTGCAGGCGAATTTTGTGAGGGCAACCGCTGCTTCCCCTGTGACTTCAGGCTCTCTTT is a genomic window containing:
- the LOC108811384 gene encoding ferredoxin--NADP reductase, leaf isozyme 1, chloroplastic, with translation MAAAIGAAVSFPSSKSSSLHTKSSFVSPQRIFLNNKSTVCYREACIYGGRVKAQVTTETPVKVAKESKKQEEGIVVNKFKPKDPYTGRCLLNTRITGDDAPGETWHIVFSTEGEVPYREGQSIGVIPEGIDKNGKPHKLRLYSIASSAIGDFGDSKTVSLCVKRLVYTNESGELVKGVCSNFLCDLKPGDEAKITGPVGKEMLMPKDPNATIIMLGTGTGIAPFRSFLWKMFFEEHEDYKFNGLAWLFLGVPTSSSLLYKEEFEKMKEKNPENFRLDFAVSREQTNEKGEKMYIQTRMAEYAEELWELLKKDNTFVYMCGLKGMEKGIDEIMVSLAAKDGIDWLEYKKQLKKSEQWNVEVY